In the Ruminococcus sp. OA3 genome, one interval contains:
- a CDS encoding substrate-binding domain-containing protein yields the protein MKKRVLAGIMAGCMIIGTLTACGQGGTDAEKTDDSASTATTEEAGDSSEGEASSEDLRVTMILSDRDEWLSEMESGALAAAEEIGIDLVTQDAQKDTSKMLQFIETAKNDGQKAVIVNMVDPETGQECIDAAGDMKVVFVNRYPTDLSLLNESAVYVGSDENQAGDLQAEYLTEYFEEKGQTDIKYILLSGNYGLTATTLRTDSALNGLKERGINATEATAPLVADYNRAEAQDMITPILDTTEFDCIIANNDAMALGAVEAMIDVGQDPASVPIVGIDASTDGRKSIAEGQMAMSAFQNAIGQGKTAVLAAKNLLEGKAANEGSEYSVDAENEFIIWVPFERVDKTNVADYD from the coding sequence ATGAAGAAGAGAGTATTAGCGGGTATTATGGCAGGGTGTATGATCATTGGTACATTGACAGCCTGTGGACAGGGCGGCACAGATGCAGAAAAAACTGACGATTCTGCATCGACGGCAACAACAGAAGAGGCAGGAGACTCATCCGAGGGGGAAGCATCCTCAGAAGATCTGAGAGTGACCATGATATTATCAGACCGTGATGAGTGGCTGAGTGAGATGGAGTCCGGAGCACTCGCAGCAGCAGAAGAAATAGGAATTGATCTGGTTACGCAGGATGCGCAGAAAGATACGAGTAAAATGCTGCAGTTTATCGAGACAGCTAAAAATGATGGTCAGAAAGCAGTTATTGTCAATATGGTAGACCCGGAAACAGGTCAGGAATGTATCGATGCTGCCGGAGATATGAAAGTCGTATTTGTAAACAGATATCCTACGGATTTGAGCCTCTTGAATGAAAGTGCTGTATACGTTGGATCTGATGAGAATCAGGCAGGCGATCTTCAGGCTGAATATCTGACAGAGTACTTTGAGGAAAAAGGACAGACAGACATTAAATATATTCTGCTGAGCGGAAATTATGGTCTGACCGCTACAACGCTCAGAACAGATTCTGCATTAAATGGACTGAAAGAAAGAGGCATAAATGCAACAGAAGCAACGGCCCCGCTTGTTGCGGACTACAACCGTGCTGAGGCACAGGATATGATCACCCCTATTCTGGATACAACAGAGTTTGACTGTATTATCGCTAACAATGATGCGATGGCATTGGGTGCGGTTGAGGCAATGATCGACGTAGGACAGGACCCGGCAAGCGTTCCGATCGTAGGGATTGATGCATCTACGGATGGACGTAAATCCATTGCAGAAGGCCAGATGGCTATGAGTGCATTCCAGAATGCGATCGGTCAGGGAAAAACTGCTGTACTGGCAGCGAAAAACCTGCTGGAAGGAAAGGCTGCCAACGAAGGCAGCGAGTACAGTGTAGATGCTGAGAATGAATTCATCATCTGGGTTCCGTTTGAGCGCGTAGACAAAACAAACGTAGCGGATTATGACTGA
- a CDS encoding uroporphyrinogen decarboxylase family protein — MTAKEREYKTLCFSNEGLDRGAKEETMEPWDLTVANWEASGLKSDFTKKMKTPPVPTELGFLPKDRVTEPWEHYYMTVLADEVFELEKKIGYDPLVRMAFRIPFLSYEEEVLEEDEETFVRRDVDGWQRRYYKHKTVKTSLDAIPVKPIVWDEESWEKHKAHTLEAYRTYCTDENMEKMYGTYREISESGAYPIRFRLMGFFWILRDLMDNEPMLYAWYDYPEMIRDIHRFQLDMYKEQMDKILKIVKPGVLFFEEDLSGKTGPMISPDTFDEFLRPCYEEIIPFLKERGVGHVIVDTDGDFTKLIPNFMESGVDGFLPIDVNAGVDIVKVREQYPTLKFIGGFNKLELLKGPEAIDREFRRLEPVIRQGGYLCGIDHQAAPDTPWEYYQYYVKRLGEVMAECRGEK; from the coding sequence ATGACAGCAAAAGAAAGAGAGTACAAAACCCTGTGCTTTTCAAATGAAGGACTGGACAGGGGGGCAAAAGAAGAAACGATGGAACCGTGGGATCTGACGGTGGCTAATTGGGAGGCATCCGGCCTGAAGTCGGACTTTACAAAAAAGATGAAGACGCCTCCTGTGCCAACGGAACTGGGCTTTCTCCCCAAAGACCGCGTGACAGAACCGTGGGAACATTATTATATGACAGTACTTGCAGATGAGGTGTTTGAACTGGAGAAAAAAATCGGTTATGATCCGCTGGTGCGCATGGCATTTCGCATTCCGTTTCTGAGTTATGAGGAAGAGGTGCTGGAAGAAGACGAAGAGACCTTTGTGAGGAGAGACGTTGACGGGTGGCAGAGAAGGTATTATAAACATAAAACTGTGAAGACGTCACTGGACGCCATACCGGTAAAGCCGATCGTCTGGGATGAAGAGTCATGGGAAAAACATAAAGCACATACGCTGGAAGCATACCGGACATACTGCACGGATGAAAACATGGAAAAGATGTATGGAACATACAGAGAAATCAGTGAGAGCGGGGCGTATCCGATCCGGTTTCGTCTGATGGGATTTTTCTGGATTCTGCGGGATCTGATGGACAATGAACCGATGCTGTATGCATGGTATGACTATCCGGAGATGATAAGGGATATTCACCGTTTCCAGCTGGATATGTATAAAGAACAGATGGATAAAATTCTGAAGATCGTAAAACCGGGCGTACTGTTCTTTGAGGAGGACCTGAGCGGAAAAACGGGGCCGATGATTTCTCCGGATACGTTCGATGAATTTCTGCGACCATGTTATGAGGAAATCATACCTTTCCTGAAGGAGCGGGGAGTCGGACACGTGATCGTGGATACAGACGGTGACTTTACAAAATTGATTCCAAACTTTATGGAGTCTGGTGTGGATGGATTTTTACCGATTGATGTCAATGCAGGTGTGGACATTGTAAAGGTGAGGGAGCAGTATCCAACGCTGAAATTTATCGGCGGATTTAATAAACTGGAACTGTTGAAGGGACCGGAAGCGATCGACCGTGAATTCAGACGTCTGGAACCTGTCATCCGCCAGGGCGGATATCTCTGTGGGATTGATCACCAGGCCGCTCCGGATACGCCGTGGGAGTATTACCAGTACTATGTAAAGCGGCTGGGCGAGGTAATGGCAGAGTGCCGGGGAGAAAAATAA
- a CDS encoding sugar ABC transporter ATP-binding protein — MSEYVLEMTDVEKSFPGIKVLKGVSLRVKPGEVHALMGENGAGKSTLMKILMGIYTADAGTVLIDGKQENIRGPKSAMEHGISMIHQELNPVLDMQVFENVYMGRELKSVPGLVDKKKEQRETQKLLDALGIPISATRMMRELSVAQCQLIEIVKAISINARLVIMDEPTSAITDREIATLFEQIARLKKNDVAIIYISHKMDEIFQICDHITVLRDGEYVGDDEASNLNQEKLIRMMVGREINDVYPKSEVPIGELVFEVKNLNYKNKVKNAGLQLHAGEILGIAGLVGAGRSELVESIFGIRKKDSGNIYKDGKELHITHPRHAIKNKIALITEDRKFTGLNLMGSVKENITLASLADTISKGGLILKGEEAKQADQYIDQLKIKTPGRETLTGDLSGGNQQKVVVAKWLLTEPDVIILDEPTRGIDVGAKRDIYLLIGELVRQGKAVVVISSEIPEIMGLCDRVIVMAAGKITGEVMRKDFTQELIMTYAAKFGEDGSDEKNTEK; from the coding sequence ATGTCAGAGTATGTATTGGAGATGACAGATGTCGAAAAAAGTTTTCCGGGCATTAAAGTTTTAAAGGGCGTCAGCCTCCGGGTAAAACCGGGGGAGGTCCACGCCCTGATGGGGGAAAATGGAGCGGGCAAATCGACGCTGATGAAAATTCTGATGGGAATTTACACTGCCGATGCGGGAACCGTGCTGATTGACGGAAAGCAGGAAAATATCAGGGGACCCAAAAGTGCGATGGAGCACGGGATTTCCATGATTCACCAGGAACTTAATCCGGTGCTTGACATGCAGGTTTTTGAAAATGTTTATATGGGGCGGGAACTGAAAAGCGTCCCGGGGTTGGTTGATAAGAAGAAAGAACAAAGAGAAACGCAGAAACTTTTGGATGCTCTTGGGATTCCGATCTCTGCGACCCGGATGATGCGGGAATTAAGTGTCGCTCAGTGCCAGCTGATTGAGATTGTAAAAGCGATTTCGATCAATGCCAGACTGGTGATCATGGATGAACCAACATCAGCGATTACTGACAGGGAAATCGCCACGCTGTTTGAACAGATCGCCAGGCTGAAGAAAAATGATGTGGCCATTATTTATATCTCACATAAGATGGATGAGATCTTTCAGATCTGTGACCACATCACCGTGCTGCGGGACGGGGAATATGTCGGGGATGATGAGGCATCCAACCTGAACCAGGAAAAGCTCATACGCATGATGGTGGGAAGGGAAATCAATGATGTCTATCCCAAGAGCGAGGTGCCGATAGGTGAACTTGTCTTTGAAGTGAAAAATCTGAATTATAAAAATAAAGTGAAAAATGCAGGGTTACAGCTGCATGCGGGGGAAATACTCGGAATTGCCGGACTTGTAGGGGCAGGCAGAAGCGAACTGGTAGAAAGCATCTTTGGAATTCGTAAAAAAGACAGCGGCAATATCTATAAAGACGGAAAAGAACTACATATCACGCATCCGCGCCATGCGATAAAGAATAAGATAGCATTGATTACAGAAGACAGAAAATTTACCGGCTTGAATCTGATGGGATCTGTAAAAGAAAACATTACGCTGGCCTCTCTGGCAGATACCATCTCAAAAGGAGGACTGATATTAAAAGGAGAGGAAGCAAAGCAGGCGGATCAATATATTGATCAGCTTAAGATCAAGACTCCTGGCAGAGAGACGCTGACTGGAGATCTGAGCGGCGGAAACCAGCAGAAAGTAGTTGTGGCAAAATGGCTGTTGACAGAACCGGACGTTATTATCCTGGATGAGCCTACAAGAGGTATCGACGTTGGGGCAAAGCGTGACATCTATCTCCTGATCGGGGAGCTTGTCAGGCAGGGAAAAGCGGTTGTTGTGATTTCATCTGAGATCCCCGAGATTATGGGGCTTTGTGACAGGGTCATCGTGATGGCGGCAGGAAAGATAACAGGTGAAGTTATGAGAAAAGACTTTACGCAGGAGCTGATCATGACATATGCTGCAAAATTTGGGGAGGATGGCAGTGATGAAAAAAATACAGAAAAGTAA
- a CDS encoding AraC family transcriptional regulator, protein MTQKAQIPEKSQYPYKKFKVYDSTPISVEMWNDQKSVEMHCHRFYEFTLITKGSCIHNYRGVQVPLIPGDIFMIEPNQPHGYEIQAQVSIVNCLFYPEQLSYENNQMLQSTRMGEKSEDIKRQWEELLQYVSLEDTGTESNVRQANLNAQGIIHLNSTELSYVESLLREMVREQENKEINLEYAKSAYLQLILVMLSRVQIKRAEKINHHSNQKKDMIFDALVYIEEHLDEKIDFSSLAEQSFMSPSYFRSIFKDVTGLTPVDYLNRMRIVKSLEYLELDKSTIADAAARVGIFDSNYYSRMFKKVMGYSPKYFKSIRE, encoded by the coding sequence ATGACGCAAAAAGCACAGATTCCGGAAAAAAGCCAGTATCCCTATAAGAAATTTAAAGTATATGATTCTACTCCGATTTCGGTCGAGATGTGGAACGATCAAAAATCCGTGGAAATGCACTGCCACCGGTTTTATGAGTTTACCTTGATTACCAAAGGGTCCTGCATTCACAATTACCGCGGCGTACAGGTGCCGCTGATTCCTGGGGACATCTTTATGATCGAGCCTAACCAGCCGCATGGGTATGAGATTCAGGCGCAGGTGAGCATCGTCAACTGTCTCTTTTACCCGGAACAGTTAAGCTATGAAAATAATCAAATGCTGCAGAGTACCCGGATGGGAGAGAAGAGCGAGGACATTAAAAGGCAGTGGGAGGAACTGCTACAGTATGTCAGTCTTGAGGATACCGGGACAGAGAGTAATGTGCGTCAGGCAAATCTGAATGCCCAGGGAATCATTCATCTGAACAGTACAGAACTCAGCTATGTAGAGTCATTACTGCGGGAGATGGTAAGGGAACAGGAAAATAAGGAAATCAATCTGGAATATGCAAAATCGGCTTACCTGCAGCTGATCCTTGTGATGCTGAGCCGTGTACAGATCAAGAGAGCGGAAAAAATCAATCATCATTCCAATCAGAAAAAAGATATGATTTTTGATGCCCTGGTTTATATAGAAGAACATCTGGATGAAAAAATTGATTTTTCCAGTCTGGCCGAACAGAGTTTTATGAGTCCCAGTTATTTTCGGTCTATTTTTAAGGATGTGACGGGACTGACACCTGTGGATTATCTGAACAGGATGCGCATTGTAAAGTCTTTAGAGTATCTGGAACTGGACAAATCCACGATTGCTGATGCCGCCGCCAGAGTTGGGATCTTTGATTCCAACTACTACTCCAGGATGTTTAAGAAGGTGATGGGTTACTCACCAAAGTATTTTAAAAGTATCCGGGAGTGA
- a CDS encoding ABC transporter permease, with translation MKKIQKSNILRDYGLIIIFLAVVIVLAIVTPTFRKPMNLLNVIKQASVNGILAFGMMIVVITGGIDLSMGSIVGFSGVCAALFAHPGEYLLIVPVLIALLAGAVFGLINGVGVAYGGLPPFIITLGTMSIARGLALVFSGGIPIINLSETFTNMSSGSLAGIPYLSFYFIGTALVFAFILNKTVFGRHVYMIGGNSVAAKVSGIDVKAHLLLVYMISGLCSGLAGLLMASRTNQGSPTMGVTYEMDAVTAVVIGGVSMSGGAGKWYGVVIGALLIAVIENALTIFGVDPNWKQVVKGAIIIGAVLLDVKSKGSKE, from the coding sequence ATGAAAAAAATACAGAAAAGTAATATCTTAAGAGATTATGGGCTGATTATCATTTTTCTCGCCGTGGTGATTGTCCTGGCGATCGTAACACCGACTTTCAGGAAGCCCATGAACCTGCTGAATGTCATCAAACAGGCGTCTGTGAACGGCATTCTGGCGTTTGGCATGATGATCGTAGTGATTACCGGGGGGATTGACCTGTCGATGGGGTCGATCGTAGGTTTTTCCGGAGTCTGTGCCGCACTGTTTGCACATCCGGGAGAGTACCTGCTGATTGTTCCTGTGCTGATTGCACTGTTGGCAGGGGCGGTCTTTGGTCTGATCAATGGCGTCGGTGTGGCATACGGCGGACTGCCTCCGTTTATCATCACGCTGGGAACGATGAGCATCGCACGCGGACTGGCACTTGTTTTCAGCGGCGGGATACCGATTATCAATCTGTCTGAGACATTTACGAACATGTCTTCCGGTTCACTGGCAGGCATCCCATATCTGTCATTTTATTTCATTGGGACCGCTTTGGTTTTTGCTTTTATACTGAATAAAACAGTATTTGGACGTCACGTCTATATGATCGGCGGCAACAGCGTTGCGGCAAAGGTCTCCGGTATCGATGTAAAGGCGCACTTATTACTGGTATATATGATTTCGGGACTTTGTTCCGGACTTGCAGGGCTTTTGATGGCGTCCAGGACGAACCAGGGGTCTCCTACAATGGGCGTGACTTATGAGATGGATGCGGTAACTGCGGTGGTGATCGGCGGCGTGTCTATGTCAGGCGGAGCTGGCAAATGGTATGGTGTCGTGATCGGCGCCCTGCTGATTGCAGTTATTGAAAACGCGTTGACGATATTCGGCGTGGATCCGAACTGGAAACAGGTAGTGAAAGGTGCGATCATCATCGGTGCTGTGCTGCTGGATGTCAAGAGCAAAGGATCGAAAGAATAA
- a CDS encoding sugar ABC transporter substrate-binding protein, translated as MKKLAAMILSVVMVFSMAGCQGNTEKETKEPAGTGSVSEENGKESRRYALFLASVPNETTTSIRDQAIETANEMGITVEVFIGNDEQATQVGQIETCITEGYDGLMIEPISSDGCLSVMKSAKEAGIAMVTVMQDCADPSLVSAHIGADHEGAAALQMKEVCEALGGKGKIAIIDGVMGSTGQIQLTAGYESVLKDYPDIEVVEEQSGNWMIDEAMDITETWLQKYDDLDAILGQSDQMALGALQACKDAGITINISGRDAQTAALKEVEAGTMYGTVSQSACQMGDMAVKVITDVLDGKSVEDKYFTENAFVTKDNVADYM; from the coding sequence ATGAAAAAACTGGCAGCGATGATACTGAGTGTAGTAATGGTGTTTTCCATGGCTGGATGTCAGGGGAATACCGAAAAAGAAACAAAGGAGCCGGCGGGCACTGGCAGTGTATCAGAAGAGAACGGCAAAGAATCCAGAAGATATGCACTTTTTCTGGCAAGCGTTCCGAATGAGACCACCACATCGATCAGGGACCAGGCGATAGAGACTGCAAATGAGATGGGAATCACAGTAGAAGTTTTTATCGGAAATGATGAGCAGGCGACACAGGTGGGGCAGATTGAAACATGCATCACAGAAGGATACGATGGGCTGATGATTGAACCGATCAGCAGTGACGGCTGTCTGTCTGTTATGAAATCAGCGAAAGAGGCAGGGATTGCAATGGTTACAGTCATGCAGGATTGTGCGGACCCAAGTCTTGTAAGTGCACACATTGGCGCTGACCATGAAGGTGCGGCTGCGCTGCAGATGAAAGAAGTCTGTGAAGCACTGGGCGGCAAAGGCAAGATTGCGATCATTGACGGTGTCATGGGATCCACAGGTCAGATTCAGCTGACGGCAGGATATGAGTCCGTACTGAAAGACTATCCGGATATTGAAGTGGTGGAGGAGCAGAGCGGCAACTGGATGATCGACGAGGCGATGGATATCACAGAGACGTGGCTGCAGAAGTATGATGATCTTGACGCCATCCTTGGACAGAGTGATCAGATGGCACTCGGTGCGCTTCAGGCATGTAAGGATGCAGGTATCACGATTAACATTTCCGGACGTGATGCACAGACAGCGGCTCTCAAAGAAGTGGAAGCGGGGACCATGTATGGAACGGTGAGCCAGAGTGCCTGTCAGATGGGGGACATGGCTGTGAAAGTTATCACGGATGTACTGGACGGAAAGAGCGTGGAGGATAAGTATTTTACAGAGAATGCATTTGTAACAAAAGATAATGTTGCTGACTATATGTAA